The Triticum dicoccoides isolate Atlit2015 ecotype Zavitan chromosome 6A, WEW_v2.0, whole genome shotgun sequence genome has a window encoding:
- the LOC119318184 gene encoding E3 ubiquitin-protein ligase SINA-like 5, translating to MGGKRKSTADVKTPPTVGRRPGRPRKNTPPEAIQRPGRPRKSEPGVEVPLARSPVPAQTLPSPRSEREEEANGGLLELARGAAAIAAAEEEEEQVRMRCDLCHGPLRPPIYQCTSVQHVACRDCGAGECRPCGGDPAAVFVHNAQLDALFGYIRVPCPFRKFGCASSVAYRDLAAHETACTWAPCACAECGYKGPPSGLLRHLTELSGRHAWTAHRITYGMDHRFAVPVPESSEQQCEDRGLLIAEDGAVFLVAVGGAGGVRRVTVVCVRGNVGTGPVYSSSVEVAGPDEARRLKLEKKVAASCSAPVEFDVLAQPECDTVPVYPEMLHGEELHLCIRIGKTKIICS from the exons ATGGGCGGCAAGAGGAAGAGCACCGCGGACGTGAAGACGCCGCCGACAGTGGGCCGGCGGCCGGGCCGCCCGAGGAAGAACACGCCGCCGGAGGCGATCCAGCGCCCGGGCCGCCCGAGGAAGAGCGAGCCGGGCGTCGAGGTGCCGCTGGCACGCAGCCCGGTCCCGGCCCAGACGCTGCCGTCGCCCAGatccgagcgcgaggaggaggcgaACGGCGGGCTGCTGGAGCTCGCGCGCGGCGCGGCGGCCATagccgcggcggaggaggaggaggagcaggtcaGGATGCGCTGCGACCTCTGCCATGGCCCCCTCAGGCCCCCCATCTACCAG TGCACCAGCGTGCAGCACGTCGCGTGCCGCGACTGCGGCGCCGGCGAGTGCCGCCCGTGCGGCGGGGACCCGGCCGCCGTCTTCGTCCACAACGCCCAGCTGGACGCCCTCTTCGGCTACATCAGGGTGCCGTGCCCGTTCCGCAAGTTCGGGTGCGCCAGCTCCGTCGCCTACCGCGACCTGGCGGCGCACGAGACTGCGTGCACGTGGGCGCCCTGCGCTTGCGCGGAGTGCGGGTACAAGGGGCCCCCGTCGGGCCTCCTGCGTCATCTCACGGAGTTGTCCGGCCGGCACGCCTGGACCGCCCACAGGATCACCTACGGGATGGACCACCGGTTCGCCGTCCCTGTGCCGGAGTCGTCGGAGCAGCAGTGCGAGGACCGCGGCCTCCTGATCGCGGAGGACGGCGCCGTGTTCCTCGTGGCCGTGGGGGGCGCCGGCGGCGTCCGCCGCGTCACTGTGGTGTGCGTTAGGGGTAACGTTGGCACCGGGCCTGTGTACAGCTCCTCCGTCGAGGTGGCTGGCCCAGACGAGGCGCGCCGGCTGAAGCTTGAGAAGAAGGTGGCGGCGAGCTGCTCGGCCCCCGTCGAGTTCGATGTGTTGGCACAGCCAGAGTGCGACACGGTCCCCGTGTATCCGGAGATGCTGCACGGGGAGGAGCTCCATCTGTGCATCCGTATCGGCAAGACGAAGATCATCTGTTCCTGA